From a single bacterium genomic region:
- a CDS encoding M18 family aminopeptidase, protein MTDRVQDLLSFIDRSPTPYHAVAESAARLEEAGFARLEEGDPWSLSAGDRCYVVRAGGSIAAFEVGQAAPAEAGFRIVGAHTDSPNLRIKPEADVKAHGYRQLAVEPYGGVLLHTWLDRDLSLAGRVTLRSGDGTETRLLDFARPLLRVPNLAIHLYREISMEGLKLNAQRHLAPLLGLGDDGAFVDLLCAELAREGAMVEPEDVLAWDLMAYDCQPSTVSGADGEFIHAPRLDNLASSHAGVCALTAAADAGPADVTRVVVLYDHEEVGSRSTQGAGGSFLEDTLRRIANAAEGGADAMERAVSRSWLVSADMAHAIHPNYADRHEPGHRPTIGAGPVIKTNSNQAYATDAETAGFFSSLCARVDVTPQNFVTRSDLGCGSTIGPISAARVGIRTVDVGNPMLSMHSIREMAGTADVAPMIDVMIEHFRG, encoded by the coding sequence ATGACCGACCGCGTTCAGGATCTCCTCTCCTTCATCGACCGATCGCCCACGCCCTACCACGCCGTCGCGGAGTCCGCGGCGCGCCTCGAGGAGGCGGGCTTCGCCCGACTCGAAGAGGGCGACCCGTGGTCGCTCTCCGCGGGCGATCGATGTTATGTCGTTCGCGCGGGGGGCTCGATCGCGGCCTTCGAAGTCGGTCAGGCGGCCCCGGCCGAGGCCGGCTTCCGGATCGTCGGGGCGCACACGGATTCGCCGAACCTGCGGATCAAGCCCGAAGCGGACGTGAAAGCGCACGGCTATCGACAGCTCGCCGTGGAGCCCTACGGCGGCGTCCTGCTCCATACCTGGCTCGATCGCGACCTCTCGCTGGCCGGGCGGGTGACGCTCCGGAGCGGCGACGGAACCGAGACGCGGCTCCTCGACTTCGCCCGTCCGCTCCTGCGCGTGCCGAACCTGGCGATCCACCTCTACCGCGAGATCAGTATGGAGGGGCTCAAGCTGAATGCCCAGCGCCATCTCGCGCCGCTCCTCGGGCTCGGTGACGACGGGGCCTTCGTCGATCTCCTGTGCGCGGAGCTCGCCCGTGAGGGTGCGATGGTCGAGCCGGAGGACGTGCTCGCGTGGGACCTGATGGCCTACGACTGCCAACCTTCCACGGTGTCGGGCGCGGACGGCGAGTTCATCCATGCCCCGCGCCTCGACAACCTGGCGTCGAGCCACGCCGGAGTCTGTGCGCTGACCGCCGCCGCCGACGCGGGTCCCGCCGATGTGACCCGCGTCGTCGTCCTCTACGACCACGAGGAGGTCGGCAGCCGGAGCACCCAGGGCGCCGGAGGCTCGTTCCTCGAGGACACGCTCCGCCGGATCGCGAACGCGGCCGAGGGCGGCGCGGACGCGATGGAGCGCGCGGTCTCGCGGTCCTGGCTCGTGTCCGCGGACATGGCCCACGCCATCCATCCGAACTACGCGGATCGCCACGAGCCCGGCCATCGCCCGACGATCGGAGCCGGGCCGGTCATCAAGACGAACTCGAACCAGGCCTATGCGACCGATGCCGAGACGGCGGGCTTCTTCTCGTCGCTCTGTGCGCGCGTGGACGTCACGCCCCAGAACTTCGTGACGCGCAGCGACCTCGGCTGCGGCTCGACGATCGGTCCGATCTCGGCGGCGCGGGTCGGGATCCGCACCGTCGACGTGGGCAACCCGATGCTGTCGATGCACTCGATCCGCGAGATGGCGGGGACGGCGGACGTCGCGCCGATGATCGACGTGATGATCGAGCACTTCCGGGGCTAG
- a CDS encoding NUDIX hydrolase: MDREALVGLLDRYEKRHPDERDTLDRIRALLGARDDAFERTCFEPGHITSSAWIVSRESGAALFTHHRKLERWLQLGGHADGETDVLASALREAEEESGLEGFRALPAIGGPEILDVDVHEIPARKHEPAHEHHDIRFLLEVSDAQPIVRADRESKEIRWFAPEEVAARFDEESILRMARKAAEWAARLPVGPS; encoded by the coding sequence ATGGATCGCGAAGCCCTCGTCGGATTGCTGGATCGCTACGAGAAGCGCCACCCGGACGAGCGCGACACCCTCGACCGGATCCGCGCGCTGCTCGGGGCGCGCGACGACGCGTTCGAGCGGACCTGCTTCGAGCCGGGGCACATCACGTCATCGGCGTGGATCGTCTCGCGCGAATCCGGGGCGGCGCTCTTCACCCACCACCGCAAGCTCGAGCGCTGGCTCCAGCTGGGAGGCCACGCGGACGGCGAGACCGACGTCCTTGCTTCGGCCTTGCGGGAAGCGGAGGAGGAGTCGGGCCTCGAGGGCTTCCGGGCGCTGCCCGCGATCGGGGGGCCCGAGATCCTTGACGTGGATGTCCACGAGATCCCGGCGCGGAAGCACGAGCCGGCCCACGAGCATCACGACATCCGCTTCCTGCTCGAAGTCTCCGATGCACAGCCGATCGTCCGCGCGGACCGGGAGTCGAAGGAGATCCGCTGGTTCGCGCCGGAGGAGGTCGCTGCCCGCTTCGATGAGGAGAGCATCCTTCGCATGGCGCGGAAAGCGGCGGAGTGGGCGGCGCGCTTGCCCGTCGGGCCGAGCTGA
- a CDS encoding BamA/TamA family outer membrane protein, which yields MQRFSPAWAAGLLVLVVCASPAVAADRYNPLEGMDADGRIPKVEKGAYVDHPDRWRYLPESRIPPGNVFDRFLVSSIVFPIVFFNSDVGAGFGAGIADIDFRKQRRREFLGAFASYSTEGQQSYSMSWRRWLKQKEVPSGGVLQEERSFVRLSAGYRNTLTRRFFGIGPNTRERNETSYTDQTFFVDAGIAYSLEGVLSDFVFSTGVRSETHWLSGGQVDNVPDSENLGAPFVSARTAQLFEEADRTTLGWIGAGLAWDTRDSVRNPYRGHAIAASVDAAVLQGDTTFSSLGAVGAIYSIRADKVFPLPPLLHDGGDAGEEHPPTDSLGVHFRTQLSSGSLPFYARPTLGGSRIQRGYIAGRWRDDALWAAAAEYRFWVVPRGFTVWKNIRVERIGGAVFYEAGGVGEDGIDLFNSRVLHTYGFGGRATIERAVLFRLDLGFSKEGVNFAAGFGLSF from the coding sequence TTGCAGCGATTCTCTCCTGCCTGGGCCGCGGGGCTCCTCGTCCTCGTGGTCTGCGCGTCGCCGGCCGTCGCCGCCGACCGCTACAACCCGCTCGAGGGAATGGACGCCGACGGGCGGATCCCGAAGGTCGAGAAGGGCGCCTACGTCGATCATCCGGATCGCTGGCGCTACCTGCCCGAGAGCCGGATCCCGCCGGGCAACGTCTTCGACCGTTTCCTGGTCTCTTCGATCGTCTTCCCGATCGTCTTCTTCAACTCGGACGTCGGCGCGGGCTTCGGCGCCGGGATCGCGGACATCGACTTCCGCAAGCAGCGTCGCCGCGAGTTCCTCGGCGCCTTCGCCTCCTATTCGACCGAGGGGCAGCAGAGCTACTCGATGAGCTGGCGACGCTGGCTCAAGCAGAAGGAAGTGCCGAGCGGAGGCGTGCTGCAGGAGGAGCGCAGCTTCGTGCGCCTGTCGGCGGGCTATCGGAACACGCTGACCCGACGCTTCTTCGGCATCGGTCCGAACACGCGGGAGCGCAACGAGACCAGCTACACCGACCAGACCTTCTTCGTCGACGCCGGGATCGCCTATTCCCTCGAAGGGGTGCTCTCCGACTTCGTCTTCTCGACGGGCGTGCGGAGCGAGACCCATTGGCTGAGCGGCGGCCAGGTCGACAACGTGCCGGACTCGGAGAATCTCGGGGCGCCCTTCGTGAGCGCTCGGACCGCGCAGCTCTTCGAGGAAGCGGATCGCACGACGCTCGGCTGGATCGGGGCAGGCCTCGCCTGGGATACCCGCGACAGCGTACGGAATCCCTACCGTGGGCACGCGATCGCGGCGAGCGTCGATGCCGCGGTGCTCCAGGGCGATACGACCTTCTCGTCCCTCGGCGCCGTGGGCGCGATCTACTCGATCCGGGCAGACAAGGTCTTCCCGCTGCCGCCGCTCCTGCACGACGGGGGCGATGCCGGGGAGGAACATCCGCCCACGGACAGTCTCGGCGTGCATTTCCGTACGCAGCTCTCGTCGGGCTCTCTCCCCTTCTACGCGCGTCCGACCCTGGGCGGGTCGCGGATCCAGCGCGGCTACATCGCGGGGCGCTGGCGGGACGATGCGCTCTGGGCGGCGGCCGCGGAGTACCGCTTCTGGGTGGTTCCGCGCGGCTTCACGGTCTGGAAGAACATTCGCGTCGAGCGGATCGGCGGCGCGGTCTTCTACGAGGCTGGCGGCGTCGGTGAAGACGGGATCGATCTCTTCAACTCGCGCGTGCTCCACACCTACGGATTCGGGGGCCGGGCGACGATCGAGCGTGCGGTCCTCTTCCGCCTCGACCTCGGTTTCTCGAAAGAGGGCGTGAACTTCGCGGCCGGCTTCGGGCTCTCCTTCTGA
- the gor gene encoding glutathione-disulfide reductase, with the protein MSDRDFDLFVIGAGSGGVRASRFSAQKGARVAVAEDRFMGGTCVNVGCVPKKLFVYASHFRDEMHDATSGFGWRVDGAAFDWPTLRDNKTREIERLNGIYDGLLESAGVTSIWGRATIVDPHTVDVEGKRYTTENILVATGGWPTVPDIPGRELAVTSNELFHLEQLPKKAIVVGGGYIAVEFACIFDGLGVDVTQLYRGPLFLRGFDDDVRSHLAEQIQGRGIDLRFETNVTAIAENGSGIRAQLTDGSTLDADLILFATGRHPNVEKLGLEEVGVELGPDGAIKVDAYSRTNVPSIWAIGDVTNRINLTPVALHEGVCLSETLFGGNPRSPDHENVPAAVFSQPPCGTVGLTEAEARERFGAVDVYRSTFRALKHTLTGGEEKTMMKLIVDRASDKVVGLHMVGPEAGEIVQGFAVAIKAGATKADFDATIGIHPTSAEEFVTMREPLSD; encoded by the coding sequence GTGTCGGATCGGGATTTCGATCTCTTCGTGATCGGGGCGGGCTCGGGAGGCGTCCGTGCCTCGCGCTTCTCGGCCCAGAAGGGCGCCCGGGTCGCCGTCGCGGAGGACCGCTTCATGGGCGGGACCTGCGTGAACGTGGGCTGCGTTCCCAAGAAGCTCTTCGTCTATGCCTCGCATTTTCGCGACGAGATGCACGACGCGACCAGCGGCTTCGGCTGGCGCGTGGACGGAGCGGCCTTCGACTGGCCGACCCTTCGCGACAACAAGACGAGGGAGATCGAGCGGCTGAACGGGATCTACGACGGGCTCCTCGAGAGCGCCGGGGTGACCTCGATCTGGGGCCGGGCGACGATCGTCGACCCGCACACGGTCGACGTCGAGGGCAAGCGCTACACGACCGAGAACATCCTCGTCGCGACCGGCGGCTGGCCGACGGTGCCGGACATCCCGGGGCGGGAGCTCGCCGTGACGTCGAACGAGCTCTTCCATCTCGAGCAGCTCCCGAAGAAGGCGATCGTCGTCGGGGGCGGCTACATCGCCGTCGAGTTCGCCTGCATCTTCGACGGGCTCGGGGTCGACGTGACCCAGCTCTATCGCGGACCGCTCTTCCTGCGCGGCTTCGACGACGACGTGCGCAGTCATCTGGCCGAGCAGATCCAGGGCCGCGGGATCGACCTGCGCTTCGAGACGAACGTGACGGCGATCGCCGAGAACGGTTCGGGGATCCGGGCCCAGCTGACCGACGGCTCGACCCTAGATGCCGATCTGATCCTCTTTGCGACCGGGCGCCATCCCAACGTCGAGAAGCTCGGTCTCGAGGAAGTGGGCGTCGAGCTCGGCCCCGATGGCGCGATCAAGGTCGACGCATACTCGCGGACGAACGTCCCGAGCATCTGGGCGATCGGCGACGTGACCAACCGGATCAACCTGACGCCCGTCGCGCTCCACGAGGGCGTGTGCCTCTCGGAGACCCTCTTCGGCGGCAACCCGCGGTCTCCCGACCACGAGAACGTCCCGGCGGCGGTGTTCTCGCAACCGCCCTGCGGGACGGTCGGGCTGACCGAGGCGGAGGCGCGCGAGCGTTTCGGCGCCGTCGACGTCTACCGATCGACGTTTCGAGCGCTCAAGCACACCCTCACGGGCGGCGAAGAGAAGACCATGATGAAGCTGATCGTCGACCGGGCCAGCGACAAGGTCGTCGGGCTCCACATGGTGGGGCCCGAGGCCGGCGAGATCGTCCAGGGCTTCGCCGTCGCGATCAAGGCGGGCGCGACCAAGGCCGACTTCGACGCCACGATCGGGATCCACCCGACGTCGGCGGAAGAGTTCGTGACGATGCGCGAGCCGTTGAGCGACTGA
- a CDS encoding GTP-binding protein, with amino-acid sequence MAETNGQEKKRIPALVLSGFLGSGKTTLVQRLLADAAERGIRVALISNELGELGIDRALLGQGGQSYIELEGGCVCCELSDDLLETLVELEREIRPDRFVIETSGVALPYDTQLNFWREPACDFIGDDMAVVVVNADQLAEGRDLEGTFEDQVQSADLLVLNKVDLVPEAEWPTIEARLREIEPEAPMVRAVQGDVDLDLLFPPDAGELDRRGQAPALRPHSHEHFETSEWNPEPGMTEDAIEEYLVAADLLRAKGFVETDAGVRLVQVVGRRVEITEPTEPAPDALIGRVVLIRRAEGAHDHD; translated from the coding sequence GTGGCCGAAACGAACGGACAGGAGAAGAAGCGGATTCCCGCCCTCGTGCTGTCGGGCTTCCTCGGTTCCGGCAAGACGACCCTCGTCCAGCGTCTGCTCGCCGACGCTGCCGAGCGCGGGATCCGGGTCGCGCTCATCTCGAATGAGCTCGGGGAGCTGGGCATCGACCGCGCCCTCCTCGGCCAGGGCGGCCAGTCCTACATCGAGCTCGAAGGCGGCTGCGTCTGCTGTGAGCTCTCCGACGACCTCCTCGAGACGCTGGTCGAGCTCGAACGCGAGATCCGGCCCGATCGCTTCGTGATCGAGACCTCGGGCGTCGCCCTTCCCTACGACACCCAGCTCAATTTCTGGCGCGAGCCGGCCTGCGACTTCATCGGTGACGACATGGCCGTCGTGGTCGTGAACGCCGACCAGCTCGCCGAGGGTCGGGACCTCGAGGGCACGTTCGAAGACCAGGTCCAGTCCGCGGATCTCCTCGTCCTGAACAAGGTCGATCTCGTCCCCGAAGCGGAGTGGCCGACGATCGAGGCGCGTCTGCGCGAGATCGAGCCCGAGGCCCCCATGGTTCGAGCGGTCCAGGGCGACGTCGATCTCGACCTGCTCTTTCCGCCGGACGCCGGCGAGCTCGACCGGCGAGGCCAAGCCCCCGCCCTGCGCCCGCACAGCCACGAGCATTTCGAGACCTCGGAGTGGAATCCCGAGCCCGGGATGACCGAGGACGCGATCGAGGAATACCTGGTGGCCGCGGATCTTCTCCGCGCGAAAGGCTTCGTCGAGACCGACGCCGGCGTTCGGTTGGTCCAGGTCGTCGGCCGCCGGGTCGAGATCACCGAGCCGACCGAGCCGGCCCCCGACGCGTTGATCGGTCGGGTCGTCCTGATCCGTCGGGCCGAGGGCGCCCACGATCACGACTGA
- the nth gene encoding endonuclease III, with amino-acid sequence MKRAEKASRILTMLDELYPEPPIPLDHEDPFTLLVAVALSAQTTDERVNQVTPGLFARARTPAEMAKLTEKQILAEIRSCGLAPGKAKNLRAMSEILVRDHGGAVPADMEALEALPGVGHKTASVVLIQAFDTPAFPVDTHIHRLAARWGLSDGKSVEKTERDLKAVFPREAWSRLHLSMIYFGREYCPARGHDLSTCPICGWAASKKRMAEEASAGGGGPRSRAAVAGRKAAKNAAGKRAGKKKAAKKRAR; translated from the coding sequence ATGAAGCGCGCCGAGAAGGCCTCTCGGATCCTGACGATGCTCGACGAGCTCTACCCCGAGCCGCCGATCCCCCTCGATCACGAAGATCCGTTCACGCTCCTGGTGGCGGTCGCGCTCTCCGCCCAGACGACCGACGAGCGGGTGAACCAGGTCACGCCGGGGCTCTTCGCGCGGGCGCGGACGCCGGCCGAGATGGCGAAGCTGACCGAGAAGCAGATCCTCGCGGAGATCCGGTCCTGCGGGCTGGCGCCGGGCAAAGCGAAGAACCTGAGGGCGATGTCCGAGATCCTGGTCCGGGATCACGGAGGCGCCGTCCCGGCGGACATGGAGGCGCTCGAGGCGCTCCCGGGTGTCGGTCACAAGACGGCCAGCGTCGTGCTGATCCAGGCTTTCGACACGCCGGCGTTCCCGGTCGACACGCACATCCACCGCCTCGCCGCGCGCTGGGGCCTTTCCGACGGCAAGAGCGTCGAGAAGACCGAACGGGACCTCAAGGCCGTGTTCCCGCGCGAGGCGTGGTCGCGCCTGCATCTGTCGATGATCTATTTCGGTCGAGAGTACTGCCCCGCGCGCGGACACGATCTTTCCACGTGTCCGATCTGCGGCTGGGCCGCATCGAAGAAACGCATGGCGGAGGAAGCGAGCGCCGGAGGGGGCGGTCCGCGATCGCGCGCGGCGGTCGCGGGCAGGAAGGCGGCGAAGAATGCGGCCGGCAAGCGCGCGGGGAAGAAGAAGGCCGCGAAGAAGCGCGCGCGTTAG